The proteins below are encoded in one region of Streptomyces cyanogenus:
- a CDS encoding energy-coupling factor ABC transporter ATP-binding protein: protein MDAVTASLEVSGLAFAYPDGHQALFGVDFSLARGERVALLGPNGAGKTTLVLHLNGILGGGTGTVTVAGLPVGRQHMAAIRQKVGIVFQDPDDQLFMPTVREDVAFGPAAAGIRGAELEERVRTALERVGMQDFADRPPHHLSFGQRRRVAVATVLAMEPEILVLDEPSSNLDPASRRELADILRSLDVTVLMVTHDLPYALELCPRSLVLSDGVIAADGPTAALLSDEELMRAHRLELPFGFDPKSVTMGA, encoded by the coding sequence ATGGATGCTGTGACAGCTTCTCTGGAGGTCTCCGGCCTCGCCTTCGCCTACCCCGACGGCCACCAGGCCCTGTTCGGCGTGGACTTCTCCCTCGCGCGCGGCGAACGGGTCGCCCTGCTCGGCCCGAACGGCGCCGGCAAGACGACCCTGGTGCTGCACCTCAACGGCATCCTGGGCGGCGGCACCGGCACGGTGACCGTGGCCGGGCTGCCGGTCGGCAGGCAGCACATGGCCGCGATCCGGCAGAAGGTCGGCATCGTCTTCCAGGACCCGGACGACCAGCTGTTCATGCCGACCGTGCGGGAGGACGTGGCGTTCGGGCCGGCCGCCGCCGGGATCCGTGGGGCCGAGCTGGAGGAGCGGGTGCGCACCGCGCTGGAGCGGGTCGGGATGCAGGACTTCGCCGACCGGCCGCCGCACCACCTGTCCTTCGGGCAGCGCCGCCGGGTGGCGGTGGCCACCGTGCTCGCCATGGAGCCGGAGATCCTGGTCCTGGACGAGCCGTCCTCCAACCTGGACCCGGCCTCCCGCCGGGAACTCGCCGACATCCTGCGCTCCCTGGACGTCACGGTCCTCATGGTCACGCACGACCTGCCGTACGCCCTGGAGCTGTGCCCGCGCTCGCTCGTCCTGAGCGACGGGGTGATCGCGGCGGACGGCCCGACGGCCGCGCTGCTGTCCGACGAGGAGCTGATGCGGGCACACCGGCTGGAGCTGCCGTTCGGCTTCGACCCGAAGTCCGTGACAATGGGCGCGTGA
- the cbiQ gene encoding cobalt ECF transporter T component CbiQ: protein MGAGHAHRLYRHGHSPVHGLPPHTKLAAVFLFVVVVVSTPREAVWAFAVYAGLLASVAYLARVPAGFLLRRLLIEVPFVAFAVLMPFVAEGERVHVLGLSLSVNGLWGAWNVLAKGTLGVAASVLLAATTELRELLLGLQRLKLPPLLVQIASFMIRYGDVITDEMRRMRIARESRGFEAKGVRHWGVLAKSAGALFIRSYERGERVHLAMVSRGYAGAMPVIDEVTASRAQWSYALALPCAALVVCLLGWML, encoded by the coding sequence GTGGGAGCGGGACACGCGCACCGGCTCTACCGGCACGGGCACTCGCCCGTGCACGGCCTGCCGCCGCACACCAAGCTCGCCGCCGTCTTCCTGTTCGTGGTGGTCGTCGTGTCGACCCCGCGCGAGGCCGTGTGGGCGTTCGCGGTGTACGCCGGGCTGCTCGCGTCCGTCGCGTACCTCGCGCGCGTGCCCGCCGGTTTCCTGCTCAGGCGGCTGCTGATCGAGGTGCCGTTCGTCGCGTTCGCGGTGCTCATGCCGTTCGTGGCCGAGGGCGAGCGGGTGCACGTACTGGGGCTCTCGCTGAGCGTGAACGGGCTGTGGGGCGCCTGGAACGTGCTCGCCAAGGGCACGCTCGGCGTCGCCGCCTCCGTGCTGCTGGCCGCCACCACCGAGCTGCGCGAACTGCTGCTGGGACTCCAGCGGCTGAAGCTGCCGCCGTTGCTCGTGCAGATCGCGTCCTTCATGATCCGCTACGGCGACGTCATCACCGACGAGATGCGCCGGATGCGGATCGCCCGCGAGTCGCGCGGCTTCGAGGCGAAGGGCGTGCGGCACTGGGGCGTGCTCGCCAAGTCCGCCGGCGCGCTGTTCATCCGCTCCTACGAGCGCGGGGAGCGCGTGCACCTGGCCATGGTGAGCCGGGGCTACGCAGGAGCGATGCCGGTCATCGACGAGGTGACCGCGTCCCGCGCCCAGTGGTCGTACGCCCTCGCCCTCCCCTGTGCCGCCCTCGTCGTCTGTCTGCTGGGATGGATGCTGTGA
- a CDS encoding SsgA family sporulation/cell division regulator produces the protein MSVVEQYARAHIVTDEEDPGAVPVVLRYDPDADPRSVRVGLPGPHEWTFSRTLLERGLMAPAESGDVRVWPCGRVQAVVEFHSDHGVEVVQFESKALLRFLRRTYTAEPVRS, from the coding sequence ATGTCTGTAGTCGAACAGTACGCGCGCGCTCATATCGTCACGGACGAGGAGGACCCGGGGGCCGTGCCCGTCGTGCTGCGGTACGACCCGGACGCCGACCCACGGTCGGTCCGCGTGGGCCTGCCCGGACCCCACGAGTGGACCTTCTCCCGCACACTCCTGGAACGGGGACTGATGGCGCCGGCCGAGAGCGGCGACGTCCGGGTGTGGCCCTGCGGGCGGGTCCAGGCCGTGGTCGAGTTCCACTCCGACCACGGCGTCGAAGTGGTGCAGTTCGAGTCGAAGGCGCTGCTCCGGTTCCTCCGCCGGACGTACACCGCCGAACCCGTACGGAGCTGA
- a CDS encoding MarR family winged helix-turn-helix transcriptional regulator has protein sequence MTNEDAAAEGSLLLDDQLCFALYAAQRAVTAAYRPLLDDLGLTYPQYLVLLVLWERGESTVKELAGALRLDYGTVSPLLKRLEGAGLVRRERAPEDERSVLVACTGRGEELRERAARVPGALLTTTGLGAQEIARLREELWKLTERAVAAADRY, from the coding sequence GTGACGAACGAGGACGCCGCCGCCGAGGGCTCGCTGCTGCTGGACGACCAGCTGTGCTTCGCGCTGTACGCGGCGCAGCGCGCCGTGACCGCCGCGTACCGCCCGCTGCTGGACGACCTCGGGCTCACCTACCCGCAGTACCTGGTGCTGCTGGTGCTGTGGGAGCGCGGGGAGAGCACCGTGAAGGAGCTGGCGGGGGCCCTGCGGCTGGACTACGGCACCGTCTCGCCGTTGCTGAAGCGGCTGGAGGGGGCGGGCCTGGTGCGCAGGGAGCGCGCGCCGGAGGACGAGCGCTCGGTGCTCGTGGCGTGCACCGGGCGCGGCGAGGAACTGAGGGAGCGCGCGGCGCGCGTGCCCGGCGCGCTGCTCACGACGACGGGGCTCGGCGCGCAGGAGATCGCGCGGCTGCGCGAGGAGCTGTGGAAGCTGACCGAGCGCGCCGTCGCGGCGGCCGACCGGTACTGA
- a CDS encoding penicillin-binding transpeptidase domain-containing protein translates to MRKGVKAGVIGGVCVTLLGGAGYGLYNVASALNGDGGTAGAAPVRTGPPSGSEVEQATGAFFAAWQKGDAATAASYTNFPEAAQQLLTAYSGDAHIGKVRITPGRATGDTVPFTVRATVSYNGVSRPLSYRGTLTVVRGETSHRALVDWQPSVVHPRLRKGDTLSTGESAAPEIEAVDRRGKVLTRVTYPSLGPILDELRKRYGDKTGGRPGVELVIRHQAAADGSQAADTPLLTLAKGRPGKLRTTLSASVQAAAEKAVEKYPESSVVAVKPSTGEILAVANNRNDGFDAALLGERAPGSTMKIISAATLIDNGLTTANGPAPCPPSAVWQSQTFQNLKGLAPDEHATLADSFARSCNTAFVKFADEVKVDSLTREAEERFGLGRNNWQVGVPTFDGRVPASGGPDTAANLIGQGQVQMSPLNMASVTATATTGAFRQPVIVPLKLDGREPARARGLSSGTVGQLRALMNRTARSGTAAGVMAGLGGDVGAKTGSAEVDGEARSDSWFTGYRGDVAAAAMVQDGGHGVDAAGPIVASVLRNAG, encoded by the coding sequence ATGCGCAAGGGCGTCAAAGCGGGCGTCATAGGCGGTGTGTGCGTCACGCTGCTGGGCGGGGCCGGTTACGGGCTCTACAACGTCGCGTCCGCGCTGAACGGCGACGGCGGTACGGCAGGCGCGGCGCCCGTGCGCACCGGTCCGCCCAGCGGTTCCGAGGTGGAGCAGGCCACCGGTGCCTTCTTCGCGGCCTGGCAGAAGGGCGACGCGGCGACCGCGGCCTCGTACACCAACTTCCCCGAGGCGGCCCAGCAGTTGCTGACGGCCTACTCCGGTGACGCGCACATCGGGAAGGTGCGGATCACGCCCGGCCGGGCCACCGGCGACACGGTGCCGTTCACGGTGCGGGCGACGGTGTCGTACAACGGCGTGTCCCGCCCGCTGTCGTACCGCGGCACCCTGACCGTCGTCCGCGGTGAGACCTCGCACCGCGCGCTGGTCGACTGGCAGCCCTCCGTCGTCCACCCGCGCCTGCGCAAGGGGGACACGCTCAGCACCGGCGAGTCGGCCGCCCCGGAGATCGAGGCCGTGGACCGCCGGGGCAAGGTGCTCACCCGGGTGACGTACCCGTCGCTCGGCCCGATCCTGGACGAGCTGCGCAAGCGGTACGGCGACAAGACCGGCGGCCGGCCCGGGGTGGAACTCGTGATCCGCCATCAGGCGGCGGCGGACGGCAGCCAGGCCGCGGACACCCCGCTGCTGACCCTCGCCAAGGGCAGGCCCGGCAAGCTCCGCACGACGCTCAGCGCGAGCGTCCAGGCGGCGGCCGAGAAGGCAGTGGAGAAGTACCCCGAGTCCTCCGTCGTGGCCGTCAAGCCGAGCACCGGCGAGATCCTGGCCGTCGCCAACAACCGCAACGACGGCTTCGACGCGGCCCTCCTCGGCGAACGCGCCCCCGGCTCCACCATGAAGATCATCAGCGCCGCGACCCTCATCGACAACGGCCTGACCACGGCGAACGGACCGGCACCCTGCCCGCCGTCGGCCGTCTGGCAGAGCCAGACCTTCCAGAACCTCAAGGGCCTGGCGCCGGACGAGCACGCCACCCTCGCCGACAGCTTCGCCCGCTCCTGCAACACGGCGTTCGTGAAGTTCGCGGACGAGGTGAAGGTCGACTCCCTCACCCGGGAGGCCGAGGAGCGGTTCGGGCTCGGGCGGAACAACTGGCAGGTCGGGGTGCCCACGTTCGACGGCCGGGTGCCCGCCTCCGGCGGCCCGGACACCGCGGCCAACCTGATCGGCCAGGGCCAGGTGCAGATGAGCCCGCTGAACATGGCGTCCGTCACGGCGACCGCGACGACCGGCGCCTTCCGCCAGCCGGTGATCGTGCCGCTGAAGCTGGACGGCCGCGAACCGGCACGCGCGCGCGGGCTGTCCTCGGGCACGGTCGGGCAGCTGCGCGCCCTGATGAACCGCACCGCCCGCAGCGGCACCGCGGCGGGGGTGATGGCCGGGCTGGGCGGCGACGTCGGCGCGAAGACCGGGTCGGCCGAGGTGGACGGAGAGGCCAGGTCGGACAGCTGGTTCACCGGATACCGGGGCGATGTGGCGGCGGCGGCCATGGTGCAGGACGGCGGACACGGCGTCGACGCGGCCGGGCCGATTGTCGCAAGCGTGCTGCGGAACGCCGGCTGA
- the rsmI gene encoding 16S rRNA (cytidine(1402)-2'-O)-methyltransferase, which yields MTGTLVLAGTPIGDIADAPPRLAEELAGADVVAAEDTRRLRRLTQALGVTPKGRVLSYFEGNESARTPELVQELLGGARVLLVTDAGMPSVSDPGYRLVAAAVEQDIRVTAVPGPSAVLTALALSGLPVDRFCFEGFLPRKAGERLSRLREVEGERRTLVYFEAPHRLDDTLAAMAEVFGADRRAAVCRELTKTYEEVRRGPLAELARWAAEGVRGEITVVVEGAPEPGPEELDAAELVRRVRVREEAGERRKEAIAAVATEAGLPKRVVFDAVVAAKKADPS from the coding sequence GTGACTGGAACCCTTGTCCTGGCAGGTACCCCCATCGGCGACATCGCGGACGCGCCGCCCCGGCTCGCCGAGGAACTGGCCGGCGCCGACGTCGTCGCCGCCGAGGACACCCGGCGGCTGCGCCGGCTCACCCAGGCGCTCGGCGTCACCCCGAAGGGCCGCGTGCTGTCGTACTTCGAGGGCAACGAGTCCGCCCGTACGCCGGAACTGGTCCAGGAGCTGCTCGGCGGCGCGCGCGTGCTGCTGGTGACCGACGCCGGGATGCCGTCGGTCTCCGACCCGGGCTACCGGCTGGTCGCGGCCGCCGTCGAGCAGGACATCCGGGTCACCGCCGTCCCCGGGCCGTCCGCCGTGCTCACCGCGCTCGCCCTGTCCGGGCTGCCCGTGGACCGGTTCTGCTTCGAGGGCTTCCTGCCCCGCAAGGCCGGCGAACGGCTGTCCCGGCTGCGCGAGGTCGAGGGCGAGCGGCGCACCCTCGTCTACTTCGAGGCCCCGCACCGGCTCGACGACACCCTCGCCGCGATGGCCGAGGTCTTCGGCGCGGACCGGCGGGCCGCCGTCTGCCGCGAGCTGACCAAGACGTACGAGGAGGTACGGCGCGGTCCGCTCGCCGAACTGGCGCGGTGGGCCGCCGAGGGCGTGCGCGGGGAGATCACCGTCGTGGTGGAGGGCGCGCCCGAGCCCGGACCCGAGGAGCTGGACGCCGCGGAACTGGTCCGCCGGGTACGGGTGCGCGAGGAGGCCGGCGAGCGCCGCAAGGAGGCCATCGCGGCGGTGGCGACCGAGGCCGGGTTGCCGAAAAGGGTCGTGTTCGACGCCGTGGTCGCCGCCAAGAAGGCAGACCCGAGCTAG
- a CDS encoding dolichyl-phosphate-mannose--protein mannosyltransferase, whose amino-acid sequence MTSTASSMDLRQGQAPHDQRPSWQQRLRRFGYAPAADAPSGDVRDRLVPPYAEPSPRLWRALGVSPVLAERLTRWSGWGGPLLVTLMAGVMRFWNLGSPHAVIFDETYYAKDAWALVHRGFEVSWDQYGKNANDLVLQQGDRLAVPTDPAYVVHPPVGKYVIGLGELVFGFDPFGWRFMTALLGTLSVLLLCRIGRRMFRSTFLGCLAGALMAVDGLHFVMSRTSLLDGVLMFFVVAAFGCLVVDRDRARERLAAALPVAADGRVRPDAQVTDAFRFGWRPWRWTAGVMLGLAAGTKWNGLYVLAAFCVMTVLWDVGTRKVAGAHHPYAAALKYDTGLAFVATVPVALVVYVASWTGWILSPADGKGGYYRNWAATDGKGGTWAFLPDWLRSLWHYEHEVYKFHVHLDQPHTYQSNPWSWIVLGRPVSYFYESPSPGADGCPADAGQKCAREVLAIGTPLLWWAACFAILYVLWRWAFRRDWRAGAIACGIAAGYLPWFLYQERTIFLFYAVVFLPFLCLAVAMMIGAIVGPPGAGDTRRVIGASAAGVLVLLISWNFIYFWPLYTGQAIPIDSWRSRMWLDTWV is encoded by the coding sequence GTGACCAGTACCGCGTCCTCCATGGACCTCCGGCAGGGGCAGGCACCGCACGACCAGCGGCCGTCGTGGCAGCAGCGGCTGCGCCGATTCGGGTACGCGCCGGCCGCGGACGCGCCCTCGGGCGACGTACGCGACCGGCTGGTGCCGCCGTACGCCGAGCCGAGCCCCCGGCTGTGGCGGGCGCTCGGCGTGTCGCCGGTCCTCGCCGAGCGGCTCACCCGCTGGTCGGGCTGGGGCGGGCCGCTGCTGGTGACGCTGATGGCGGGCGTCATGCGGTTCTGGAACCTGGGCAGCCCGCACGCGGTGATATTCGACGAGACGTACTACGCCAAGGACGCGTGGGCGCTCGTCCACCGCGGGTTCGAGGTCAGCTGGGACCAGTACGGCAAGAACGCCAACGACCTGGTGCTGCAGCAGGGCGACCGGCTGGCGGTCCCGACGGATCCGGCGTACGTGGTGCACCCGCCGGTCGGCAAGTACGTCATCGGGCTCGGCGAACTGGTCTTCGGGTTCGACCCGTTCGGCTGGCGGTTCATGACGGCGCTGCTCGGCACGCTGAGCGTGCTGCTGCTGTGCCGGATCGGCCGCCGGATGTTCCGCTCGACGTTCCTGGGCTGCCTCGCGGGCGCGCTGATGGCGGTGGACGGCCTGCACTTCGTGATGAGCCGGACCTCGCTGCTCGACGGCGTGCTGATGTTCTTCGTGGTGGCCGCGTTCGGCTGCCTGGTCGTGGACCGGGACCGGGCGCGGGAGAGACTGGCCGCCGCGCTGCCGGTCGCGGCGGACGGGCGGGTACGGCCGGACGCGCAGGTCACGGACGCCTTCCGGTTCGGGTGGCGCCCGTGGCGCTGGACGGCCGGGGTGATGCTGGGCCTGGCCGCGGGCACGAAGTGGAACGGCCTGTACGTCCTGGCCGCGTTCTGTGTGATGACGGTCCTGTGGGACGTCGGCACACGCAAGGTGGCCGGCGCCCACCACCCGTACGCCGCGGCTCTCAAGTACGACACCGGGCTTGCCTTCGTGGCGACGGTCCCGGTGGCGCTGGTGGTCTACGTGGCCTCCTGGACCGGCTGGATCCTCTCCCCGGCCGACGGCAAGGGGGGCTACTACCGCAACTGGGCGGCCACCGACGGCAAGGGCGGCACCTGGGCGTTCCTGCCGGACTGGCTGCGGAGCCTGTGGCACTACGAGCACGAGGTGTACAAGTTCCACGTCCACCTCGACCAGCCGCACACGTACCAGTCCAACCCGTGGAGCTGGATCGTGCTGGGCCGCCCGGTGTCGTACTTCTACGAGTCCCCCTCCCCCGGCGCCGACGGCTGCCCGGCAGACGCGGGCCAGAAGTGCGCCCGGGAGGTCCTGGCGATCGGCACCCCGCTGCTGTGGTGGGCGGCCTGCTTCGCGATCCTGTACGTCCTGTGGCGCTGGGCCTTCCGCCGTGACTGGCGGGCCGGTGCCATCGCCTGCGGCATCGCGGCGGGCTATCTTCCGTGGTTCCTGTACCAGGAACGGACGATCTTCCTCTTCTACGCGGTCGTCTTCCTGCCGTTCCTGTGCCTGGCGGTGGCGATGATGATCGGCGCGATCGTGGGCCCACCGGGCGCCGGCGACACCCGCCGCGTGATCGGCGCGTCGGCGGCGGGCGTCCTGGTCCTGCTGATCAGCTGGAACTTCATCTACTTCTGGCCGCTGTACACGGGCCAGGCGATCCCGATCGACTCGTGGCGGTCGCGGATGTGGCTGGACACGTGGGTGTAG
- a CDS encoding penicillin-binding transpeptidase domain-containing protein, whose amino-acid sequence MGKRRRVTERRKTRPAVLGGMIAVVVGGAGLGVYALYGGAAADERTGATADHKAVPSGPLTAAEIRTASTRFLTAWQHGRVTEAAAATDDPSAAGKLLTGYTKDAHLKDVTLTPGAAKGTEVPFTVKATVAYRKLSKPLSYGSALTVVRRASDGRPLVDWHSAVVHPDLRDGDTLVTGASGTPPVKALDRDGAEITTARYPSLGTVLDGLREKYGKKAGGTAGVELRVVRGKAAKAAKLSDKTLVELSKGTPGTVKTTLSPTLQAAAEQQVAKRARASVVALRPSTGEILAVANSGHGFNTAFQGSLAPGSTMKIITSSLLIDKGLASADKRHPCPKTVTYGGWKFHNDDDFEIKGGTFKASFARSCNTAFISQAKKLKNDDLTKQAQQVFGLSMNNWAIGVPTFDGSVPVQSAAQMAASLIGQGGVRMNPLNMASVAATVKSGGFHQPYLVSPSVDHRTTATASRTLSPKTLSQLRELMRYTAAYGTAAEAMSGLGPDYGAKTGSAEVDGQKKPNGWFTAYRGDLAAAGVVQAGGHGGDTAGPIVAKLLKLGG is encoded by the coding sequence GTGGGCAAGAGAAGGCGCGTCACCGAGCGGCGCAAGACCCGGCCCGCCGTACTCGGCGGAATGATCGCCGTGGTGGTCGGCGGTGCCGGGCTCGGCGTCTACGCCCTGTACGGCGGGGCCGCGGCCGACGAGCGGACCGGCGCCACGGCCGACCACAAGGCCGTCCCCTCCGGCCCGCTCACCGCTGCCGAGATCCGCACGGCCTCCACCCGCTTCCTCACCGCCTGGCAGCACGGCAGGGTCACCGAGGCCGCGGCCGCCACCGACGACCCGTCCGCCGCCGGCAAGCTGCTCACCGGCTACACCAAGGACGCCCACCTGAAGGACGTCACGCTCACCCCGGGGGCGGCGAAGGGCACCGAGGTGCCCTTCACGGTGAAGGCGACGGTGGCCTACCGCAAGCTCAGCAAGCCGCTGTCCTACGGCAGTGCGCTCACCGTGGTGCGCCGCGCGAGCGACGGAAGGCCGCTGGTCGACTGGCACTCCGCCGTGGTCCACCCCGACCTGCGGGACGGCGACACGCTCGTGACCGGCGCGTCCGGCACCCCGCCGGTCAAGGCGCTGGACCGCGACGGCGCCGAGATCACGACCGCCCGGTACCCGTCGCTCGGCACGGTGCTGGACGGACTGCGGGAGAAGTACGGCAAGAAGGCGGGCGGCACGGCGGGCGTCGAGCTGCGCGTGGTGCGCGGCAAGGCGGCCAAGGCCGCCAAGCTCTCCGACAAGACGCTGGTGGAACTGAGCAAGGGCACCCCGGGCACCGTGAAGACGACGCTCAGCCCCACCCTCCAGGCCGCCGCCGAGCAGCAGGTGGCGAAGCGCGCGCGGGCCTCGGTGGTCGCGCTGCGGCCCTCGACCGGGGAGATCCTCGCGGTCGCCAACAGCGGGCACGGCTTCAACACCGCCTTCCAGGGCTCACTCGCGCCCGGCTCCACCATGAAGATCATCACCTCGTCGCTGCTGATCGACAAGGGCCTGGCGTCGGCGGACAAGCGGCACCCCTGCCCGAAGACGGTGACCTACGGCGGCTGGAAGTTCCACAACGACGACGACTTCGAGATCAAGGGCGGCACCTTCAAGGCGAGCTTCGCCCGGTCCTGCAACACGGCCTTCATCAGCCAGGCGAAGAAGCTGAAGAACGACGACCTGACCAAGCAGGCCCAGCAGGTCTTCGGGCTGTCGATGAACAACTGGGCGATCGGTGTGCCCACCTTCGACGGCTCGGTGCCGGTGCAGTCGGCGGCGCAGATGGCGGCCTCGCTGATCGGGCAGGGCGGGGTGCGCATGAACCCGCTGAACATGGCCTCCGTGGCGGCGACCGTGAAGTCGGGCGGCTTCCACCAGCCGTACCTGGTCTCGCCGTCGGTGGACCACCGCACGACGGCCACCGCCTCCCGCACCCTGTCGCCGAAGACGCTGTCCCAGCTGCGTGAGCTGATGCGGTACACGGCCGCGTACGGCACGGCCGCCGAGGCGATGTCGGGGCTCGGCCCGGACTACGGCGCGAAGACCGGCTCGGCGGAGGTCGACGGCCAGAAGAAGCCGAACGGCTGGTTCACCGCCTACCGGGGCGACCTCGCCGCGGCCGGCGTGGTGCAGGCGGGCGGGCACGGCGGTGACACGGCCGGACCGATCGTGGCGAAGCTGCTGAAGCTCGGGGGCTGA
- a CDS encoding TatD family hydrolase codes for MPSNADHSRGDDDKKAAPPLPAPLQVPVADSHTHLDMQSGTVEEGLAKAASVGVTTVVQVGCDIKGSQWAAEIAAAHATVHAAVALHPNEAPRIVHGDPDGWSRQGARPAGGDAALDEALAEIDRLAALPQVKGVGETGLDYFRTGPEGKAAQERSFRAHIEIAKRHGKALVIHDRDAHADVLRILKEEGAPERTVFHCYSGDAEMAGICAREGYFMSFAGNVTFKNAQNLRDALAVAPLELVLVETDAPFLTPAPYRGRPNAPYLVPVTVRAMAAVRGADEDALATALGANTARAFDY; via the coding sequence ATGCCCTCGAACGCCGACCACAGCCGCGGAGACGACGACAAGAAGGCGGCCCCGCCGCTGCCGGCACCGCTGCAGGTGCCCGTCGCCGACTCCCACACCCACCTCGACATGCAGTCCGGCACGGTCGAGGAGGGCCTGGCGAAGGCCGCCTCGGTGGGCGTCACGACCGTCGTCCAGGTGGGATGCGACATCAAGGGCTCGCAGTGGGCCGCCGAGATCGCCGCCGCCCACGCGACCGTGCACGCCGCCGTCGCCCTCCATCCCAACGAGGCGCCGCGCATCGTGCACGGCGACCCCGACGGATGGTCCCGGCAGGGCGCCCGCCCGGCGGGCGGCGACGCGGCCCTGGACGAGGCGCTCGCCGAGATCGACCGGCTCGCCGCGCTGCCCCAGGTCAAGGGCGTCGGCGAGACCGGCCTGGACTACTTCCGCACCGGTCCCGAGGGCAAGGCCGCCCAGGAGCGCTCCTTCCGCGCCCACATCGAGATCGCCAAGCGGCACGGCAAGGCGCTCGTCATCCACGACCGCGACGCCCACGCCGACGTGCTGCGGATCCTGAAGGAGGAGGGCGCCCCCGAGCGCACCGTCTTCCACTGCTACTCCGGCGACGCCGAGATGGCCGGGATCTGCGCCCGCGAGGGCTACTTCATGTCCTTCGCCGGGAACGTCACCTTCAAGAACGCCCAGAACCTGCGCGACGCGCTCGCCGTGGCTCCGCTGGAACTGGTCCTCGTGGAGACCGACGCGCCCTTCCTGACCCCCGCGCCCTACCGCGGACGGCCCAACGCCCCGTATCTCGTGCCGGTCACCGTCCGCGCGATGGCCGCCGTGCGCGGGGCCGACGAGGACGCGCTGGCGACGGCCCTGGGCGCCAACACCGCCCGCGCCTTCGATTACTGA
- a CDS encoding energy-coupling factor ABC transporter permease, translating to MHVPDGFIDAPTSAVTGVVAAGALAVSLRGARRELDERTAPLAGLVAAFIFAVQMLNFPVAAGTSGHLLGGALAAILVGPCTAVLCVSVVLLMQGVLFADGGLTALGVNITDMAIVTTVVSYAVFRGLLAVLPRKRRSVTVASFVAALVSVPAAAVAFTLVYAVGGTTDVSPGKVATAMIGVHVLIGIGEAVITALTVGAVIAVRPDLVHGARGLQQRLRLRVNGELVDAPAPTAPVAARTSRRTLWITGLVTSLVLAGFVSFYASAAPDGLEKVAHDQGIDKKAEKHATAGSPLADYGVKDIADSRLSGGLAGVIGVGVTIVAGSAVFWALRRRRSEDVSPASTGV from the coding sequence GTGCACGTACCTGACGGATTCATCGACGCCCCCACCTCCGCGGTCACCGGGGTGGTCGCCGCCGGCGCCCTGGCGGTGAGCCTGCGCGGCGCCCGCCGCGAACTCGACGAGCGCACGGCACCGCTGGCCGGCCTGGTGGCGGCGTTCATCTTCGCCGTACAGATGCTGAACTTCCCGGTCGCGGCCGGGACCAGCGGCCACCTCCTCGGCGGGGCCCTCGCCGCGATACTCGTCGGCCCCTGTACCGCCGTGCTGTGCGTGTCGGTCGTCCTGCTCATGCAGGGCGTCCTGTTCGCCGACGGCGGGCTGACCGCGCTCGGTGTGAACATCACCGACATGGCGATCGTCACGACGGTCGTCTCCTACGCCGTCTTCCGCGGCCTGCTCGCCGTGCTGCCCCGCAAGCGGCGCTCGGTGACCGTCGCCTCCTTCGTCGCCGCGCTGGTGTCCGTACCGGCCGCCGCGGTCGCCTTCACGCTGGTCTACGCGGTCGGCGGCACCACCGACGTCTCCCCCGGCAAGGTCGCCACCGCGATGATCGGCGTGCACGTGCTGATCGGCATCGGCGAGGCGGTCATCACCGCGCTCACCGTCGGCGCCGTCATCGCCGTACGCCCGGACCTTGTGCACGGCGCGCGCGGGCTGCAGCAGCGGCTCCGGCTGCGTGTGAACGGCGAACTGGTGGACGCGCCCGCGCCCACGGCGCCCGTGGCGGCGCGCACCTCGCGGCGCACGCTGTGGATCACCGGGCTCGTCACCTCCCTCGTCCTCGCCGGATTCGTCAGCTTCTACGCCTCCGCCGCCCCCGACGGCCTGGAGAAGGTCGCGCACGACCAGGGCATCGACAAGAAGGCGGAGAAGCACGCCACGGCCGGCTCGCCGCTGGCCGACTACGGCGTGAAGGACATCGCCGACTCCCGGCTGTCCGGCGGCCTCGCCGGTGTGATCGGCGTCGGGGTCACGATCGTCGCGGGCAGCGCGGTGTTCTGGGCGCTGCGCCGGCGGCGCAGCGAGGACGTCTCGCCCGCGAGCACGGGCGTCTGA